A portion of the Hyalangium minutum genome contains these proteins:
- a CDS encoding LysR family transcriptional regulator yields the protein MPEIYGRNLDLNLLRVFAVVAENRSVTQAAARLYLTQPAVSAALRRLNTAVGAPLFVRQGRGLTLTARGERLLASIRPHLQALVDAALEPPTFDPRTSERTLRLGLSDAAELWLLPALLRVLEREAPRMRVISIPVQFRNVAATLTSGSIDAAITVADELPGSIHRQELFWGGFVCLFDPRHARLKRTLTEDVYFGHEHVVVSYNGDLRGVVEDVLQKSRRVRCSVSSFANLGALIDGSALLATVPALVAQQLRTVRPHLKTATLPFGLLGAPMELLWPAAVDDDEACRFVRDQIAHIASEVVPRSRQA from the coding sequence ATGCCTGAGATTTATGGGCGAAACCTCGATCTCAACCTGCTTCGAGTGTTCGCCGTCGTCGCGGAGAACAGGAGCGTCACCCAGGCCGCCGCGCGGCTCTACCTCACCCAACCCGCGGTCAGCGCGGCGCTGCGCCGGTTGAACACCGCTGTCGGCGCGCCGCTCTTCGTCCGGCAGGGCAGGGGGCTCACGCTCACCGCCCGAGGCGAGCGGCTGCTGGCGAGCATCCGTCCGCACCTGCAGGCCCTCGTGGACGCGGCGCTCGAGCCGCCCACATTCGATCCTCGGACGAGCGAGCGCACGCTCCGCCTGGGGCTCTCGGATGCCGCCGAGCTGTGGCTGCTCCCCGCGCTGCTGCGGGTGCTCGAGAGAGAAGCGCCACGCATGAGGGTGATCTCGATCCCCGTGCAGTTCCGCAACGTCGCCGCCACGCTCACGTCCGGCTCCATCGATGCGGCGATCACCGTCGCCGACGAGCTCCCCGGCAGCATCCACCGCCAAGAGCTCTTCTGGGGCGGCTTCGTCTGCCTCTTCGATCCCCGGCACGCCCGGCTCAAGCGCACCCTCACCGAGGACGTTTACTTCGGCCACGAGCACGTGGTCGTCTCGTACAACGGAGATCTCCGGGGCGTCGTCGAGGACGTGCTCCAGAAGTCGCGGCGCGTCCGCTGCTCCGTGTCGAGCTTCGCCAACCTCGGCGCGCTCATCGACGGCTCGGCGCTCCTGGCGACGGTGCCGGCGCTCGTGGCGCAGCAGCTCCGCACTGTGCGTCCGCACTTGAAGACCGCGACGCTCCCGTTCGGTCTCCTCGGCGCGCCCATGGAGCTGCTCTGGCCGGCGGCCGTGGATGACGACGAGGCTTGCCGCTTCGTCCGCGATCAGATCGCGCACATCGCGAGCGAGGTGGTGCCCCGCTCGCGTCAGGCGTAA
- a CDS encoding aldo/keto reductase encodes MTRAISLGCMGMSGMYGDSDENESIATIHAALDRGVTLLDTGDFYGMGHNELLIGRALKDRKGKAQLSVKFGALRGPEGSFIGFDARPASVKTFLSYSLVRLGVDHIDIYRPARLDPTVPIEDTIGAIADLVKAGYVRKIGLSEVGPETIRRANAVHPIVDLQIEYSIISRGPEEKIFPLLKELGIAVTAYGVLARGLLTGVKPTGPGDFRAHMPRFSGENLERNQPLIDALARIAAEKGVKPAQLAIAWALAKGENIIPVIGARKRSQLEDALGALEIKLSPDELAHLEKAVPASAVAGTRYQAQQMAHLDSER; translated from the coding sequence ATGACAAGAGCAATCTCACTGGGCTGCATGGGCATGTCGGGCATGTACGGGGACTCCGACGAGAACGAGAGCATCGCCACGATCCACGCCGCGCTGGATCGAGGTGTCACGCTGCTGGACACCGGCGACTTCTACGGAATGGGGCACAACGAGCTGCTGATTGGCCGCGCGCTGAAGGACCGCAAGGGCAAGGCGCAGCTCTCCGTGAAGTTCGGCGCGCTGCGTGGGCCGGAGGGCTCGTTCATTGGCTTCGACGCGCGCCCCGCTTCCGTGAAGACCTTCCTCTCCTACAGCCTGGTCCGGCTGGGAGTGGACCACATCGACATCTACCGCCCAGCGCGGCTGGATCCCACGGTGCCCATCGAGGACACGATCGGTGCGATCGCGGACCTGGTGAAGGCCGGCTACGTGCGCAAGATTGGACTCTCCGAGGTGGGACCGGAGACGATCCGCCGGGCCAACGCGGTCCACCCCATCGTGGATCTGCAAATCGAGTACTCGATCATCAGCCGAGGCCCCGAGGAGAAGATCTTCCCGCTCCTGAAGGAGCTCGGCATCGCCGTGACGGCTTATGGCGTGCTGGCGCGAGGGCTGCTCACCGGCGTGAAGCCGACGGGCCCGGGGGACTTCCGCGCACACATGCCGCGCTTCAGCGGCGAGAACCTGGAGCGAAACCAGCCGCTGATCGATGCGCTGGCGCGGATCGCCGCGGAGAAGGGCGTGAAGCCGGCCCAGCTCGCCATCGCCTGGGCGCTCGCGAAGGGCGAGAACATCATCCCGGTGATCGGCGCTCGCAAGCGCAGCCAGCTCGAGGACGCGCTCGGGGCGCTCGAGATCAAGCTGTCTCCCGACGAACTCGCCCACCTCGAGAAGGCAGTGCCCGCCTCGGCGGTGGCGGGCACGCGCTACCAGGCGCAGCAGATGGCGCACCTGGACAGCGAGCGCTAG
- a CDS encoding NADase-type glycan-binding domain-containing protein, with protein sequence MRSLLLTLLLPGVAAAGEFHRLYAEEASASSFLKSNWNKYEENYHPSYVLDDDPKTAWVEGAEGDGIGESLTIPVSDLRSARAIRLVIFNGYQKSSNLLSANAAAKQLTVTVAGPGGQPSAKKQLTLERKMGPQSFDIPVTAGVAEVVLTLDSVHPGSKYRDTCISDVQVFVDSDVPYNPTVEKGKRERMLQWKKGRVATAKYFASLPKTYPYASTQFERKWENEFLSSRFSKVEDKDDDGEYETKVLSEEYVPLLKQVQQGKIQGPLSAEEQALLKELEALSRAGPPKTGKWYSVVKQKPTVQPEGLYFSRLLEPLLHPADMTLFEAQGQGSLTPEPVPGMEYASGSEEEVLSNLLLLEGSATDPKKVFFTYKQIVSERTTSTTTLQGVALISEGKLQRLVTFETSQHEIGEGTSEEVAVSVLVPTYTGGKVSKLVTTRLEDAEPVYDISEDTPGVELKVTTLVPPLSGS encoded by the coding sequence ATGCGGTCCCTTCTTCTCACCCTCCTCCTGCCGGGCGTCGCAGCCGCGGGCGAGTTCCATCGCCTCTACGCGGAGGAGGCCTCGGCCAGCAGCTTCCTCAAGAGCAACTGGAACAAGTACGAGGAGAACTACCACCCGAGCTACGTGCTCGATGACGATCCGAAGACGGCCTGGGTCGAGGGTGCCGAGGGCGACGGGATCGGCGAGTCGCTGACGATCCCCGTGTCGGATCTCCGCTCGGCGCGAGCCATTCGCCTGGTCATCTTCAATGGCTACCAGAAGTCTTCCAACCTCCTGAGCGCCAACGCCGCCGCCAAGCAGCTCACCGTCACCGTGGCGGGGCCCGGCGGCCAGCCGTCCGCGAAGAAGCAGCTCACCCTGGAGCGGAAGATGGGGCCTCAGTCCTTCGACATCCCCGTCACGGCGGGTGTTGCCGAGGTGGTGCTCACCCTCGACAGTGTCCACCCCGGCTCGAAGTACCGCGACACCTGCATCTCCGATGTGCAGGTGTTCGTGGACAGCGACGTGCCCTACAACCCCACCGTCGAGAAGGGCAAGCGGGAGCGCATGCTCCAGTGGAAGAAGGGCCGCGTGGCCACGGCGAAGTACTTCGCCTCCCTTCCGAAGACTTACCCCTACGCCTCCACGCAGTTCGAGCGGAAGTGGGAGAACGAGTTCCTCTCGAGTCGCTTCTCCAAGGTCGAGGACAAGGACGACGACGGAGAGTACGAAACGAAGGTGCTCTCGGAGGAATACGTTCCGCTCCTGAAGCAGGTCCAGCAAGGGAAGATCCAGGGGCCCCTGTCCGCGGAGGAGCAGGCGCTGTTGAAGGAGCTCGAGGCGCTCTCGCGAGCGGGTCCCCCCAAGACTGGGAAGTGGTACTCGGTGGTCAAGCAGAAGCCCACCGTCCAGCCCGAGGGCCTTTATTTCTCCCGGTTGCTCGAGCCCCTGCTCCACCCGGCGGACATGACGCTCTTCGAAGCCCAGGGACAGGGCTCACTCACGCCGGAACCGGTCCCGGGCATGGAGTACGCCTCGGGCTCCGAGGAGGAGGTCCTCTCCAACTTGCTGCTGCTCGAGGGCTCGGCCACGGACCCGAAGAAGGTGTTCTTCACCTACAAGCAGATCGTCAGCGAGCGCACCACGAGCACCACCACCCTGCAAGGCGTGGCCCTCATTTCGGAGGGGAAGCTCCAGCGGCTGGTGACCTTTGAAACGTCCCAGCATGAGATCGGTGAGGGCACGAGCGAGGAAGTGGCCGTCAGTGTGCTGGTCCCTACTTACACCGGGGGCAAGGTGTCGAAGCTGGTGACCACCCGCCTCGAGGATGCCGAGCCCGTGTATGACATCTCGGAGGACACCCCCGGCGTCGAGCTGAAGGTGACGACACTGGTGCCTCCCCTCTCCGGTTCATGA
- a CDS encoding fused MFS/spermidine synthase, translating into MSRVSSKLFAVVGLLFVASGMSGLVFEVIWVRYLTLVVGHTTFAVSLVVSSFLAGLVLGSLWIGRLADRLQRPLLVYGLLEGATAVLALGVTWVLSRLPELLDAVGLAGGGPLPVRGVLSFLAVLPPTFAMGGTLPVLTRFIARELEGLGRSFGVLYALNTLGAVLGCGVAGFYLIGAVGLWRTAVIAAVLNGLIGVVVAVLHSRLPAQTLPAATITAAAAESPSTFNRTKSQLLVAAFALCGFGSISYEVLWFRVLSTVLDSSTYAFTILLVTFLLGLVLGGLLYSLRLAGRGRELELFVAVESLLAFTGLISMALLGLSRPVERLLTTQLSGWGPQAPYVGMLLHAALVILIPASLIGIIFPLVVQLTTRHVASAASNVGLLYSVNTLGGIVGSLLMGFVLVPTIGTQWSFVLVCALNMALALGVQALDASAQPRARRSMWAGAVLLAVGVLLVPRDLLVRGFAEHVDSRVLFVKEGIDGSLAVLEYDNQTVCDSGRYACGPGCRERSFRHQQLLFGSVSYANTVLPRKRYMATLAHLPMLLHSGPREVLQVCFGTGSTAGSFASYPELRSLTIVDTNPDVLLAAPHFAEHNHHVAQDPRTHVVFNDGRHFLLAAAGRQFDVISFEPPPPRSAGVVNLYTTEFYRLVKQRLAPGGILSQWIPLEQQPDNLTRGMITSLLEAFSEVTLWIPSDYEAILVASDRPLTVDWARWQQEWAKPSVERSLADVGFTSPYGLLGTYVAGTEALRRYAQGYPAMTDDHPRVEYFLFNSDRPFHPEELLAVGEPLGARLAPAEGLEAQRLAREREANQHVLESTRFKMDRDWEAARASVEQARAAVGDNTFLTFLRELELDCLRPTERAP; encoded by the coding sequence GTGAGCCGCGTCTCCTCCAAACTGTTCGCCGTGGTGGGCCTGCTGTTCGTGGCCTCGGGAATGAGCGGCCTCGTCTTCGAGGTCATCTGGGTCCGCTACCTGACCCTCGTCGTGGGACACACCACGTTCGCCGTGAGCCTCGTGGTGTCCTCGTTCCTCGCGGGGCTCGTCCTGGGCAGCCTGTGGATCGGCCGGCTCGCGGATCGGCTCCAGCGGCCACTGCTCGTCTATGGCCTGCTGGAGGGCGCCACCGCCGTGCTCGCGTTGGGCGTCACCTGGGTGCTCTCGCGGCTGCCAGAGCTGCTGGATGCCGTGGGGCTCGCGGGCGGAGGGCCGCTGCCGGTGCGCGGGGTGCTCTCGTTCCTGGCCGTGCTGCCGCCCACCTTCGCCATGGGCGGCACGCTGCCCGTCCTCACGCGCTTCATCGCCCGCGAGCTGGAGGGCCTGGGCCGCTCCTTCGGCGTCCTCTATGCGCTCAACACGCTGGGCGCGGTGCTCGGCTGTGGCGTGGCGGGCTTCTATTTGATCGGAGCCGTGGGGCTGTGGCGCACCGCCGTCATTGCCGCGGTGCTCAATGGGCTCATCGGTGTCGTCGTGGCGGTGCTTCACTCCCGGCTCCCCGCCCAGACCCTGCCCGCCGCCACCATCACCGCCGCGGCTGCGGAGTCTCCGTCCACCTTCAACCGGACGAAGAGCCAGTTGCTCGTGGCCGCGTTCGCGCTCTGCGGGTTCGGCTCCATCTCCTATGAGGTGCTCTGGTTCAGGGTCCTCTCCACGGTGCTGGACTCCTCGACCTATGCCTTCACCATCCTGCTCGTCACGTTCCTGCTGGGACTGGTGCTCGGCGGGCTCCTGTACTCGCTGCGGCTGGCGGGGCGGGGGAGGGAATTGGAGCTGTTCGTTGCCGTGGAGTCCCTGCTGGCCTTCACCGGGCTGATCTCCATGGCGCTGCTGGGCCTGTCCCGGCCCGTGGAGAGGCTCCTCACCACGCAGCTCAGCGGCTGGGGGCCCCAGGCACCCTACGTGGGCATGTTGCTCCACGCGGCCCTCGTCATCCTCATTCCCGCCTCGCTGATCGGCATCATCTTCCCGCTCGTGGTGCAACTCACCACGAGGCACGTGGCCTCCGCTGCCAGCAACGTGGGCCTGCTGTACTCGGTCAACACCCTGGGCGGCATCGTGGGCTCGCTGCTGATGGGCTTCGTGCTCGTCCCCACCATCGGAACTCAGTGGAGCTTCGTCCTCGTCTGCGCGCTCAACATGGCCCTGGCCCTGGGCGTCCAGGCGCTGGATGCCAGCGCCCAGCCCCGGGCCCGGCGGAGCATGTGGGCCGGTGCGGTGTTGCTTGCGGTGGGCGTGCTCCTGGTGCCTCGCGATCTCCTGGTGCGCGGCTTCGCCGAGCACGTGGACTCTCGCGTCCTCTTCGTCAAGGAGGGCATCGACGGCTCGCTCGCGGTGCTCGAGTACGACAACCAGACCGTTTGTGACTCGGGGCGCTACGCCTGCGGGCCGGGCTGCCGCGAGCGATCCTTCCGCCACCAGCAGCTCCTCTTCGGCTCGGTGAGCTACGCCAACACGGTGCTGCCCCGGAAGCGCTACATGGCCACGCTGGCCCACCTGCCCATGCTGCTGCACTCCGGCCCCCGAGAGGTGCTCCAGGTGTGCTTCGGCACCGGCAGCACCGCGGGCTCGTTCGCCAGCTATCCCGAGCTGCGCTCGCTCACCATCGTGGACACCAACCCGGATGTGCTCCTGGCCGCGCCCCACTTCGCCGAGCACAACCACCACGTGGCCCAGGATCCCCGCACCCACGTCGTCTTCAATGACGGGCGCCACTTCCTGCTCGCCGCCGCGGGCCGCCAGTTCGACGTCATCTCCTTCGAGCCGCCGCCACCGCGCTCGGCCGGCGTGGTGAACCTCTACACCACCGAGTTCTACCGGCTGGTGAAGCAGCGGCTGGCGCCCGGCGGAATCCTCTCCCAGTGGATCCCCTTGGAGCAGCAGCCGGACAACCTCACGCGGGGGATGATCACCTCGCTGCTGGAGGCCTTCTCCGAGGTGACGTTGTGGATTCCCTCCGACTACGAGGCGATCCTCGTGGCCTCGGATCGGCCGCTCACGGTGGACTGGGCGCGCTGGCAGCAAGAGTGGGCCAAGCCTTCCGTGGAGCGCTCGCTGGCGGACGTGGGCTTCACCAGCCCCTACGGCCTGCTGGGCACCTACGTGGCGGGCACGGAGGCCCTGCGCCGCTACGCTCAGGGCTACCCGGCGATGACGGATGACCACCCTCGGGTGGAGTACTTCCTCTTCAACTCGGACCGGCCCTTCCACCCAGAGGAGCTGCTCGCGGTGGGAGAGCCCCTGGGCGCGCGGCTGGCGCCGGCCGAGGGTCTGGAGGCCCAGCGCCTGGCCCGAGAGCGCGAGGCGAACCAGCACGTGTTGGAGTCCACGCGCTTCAAGATGGACAGGGACTGGGAGGCGGCGCGAGCCTCTGTCGAGCAGGCTCGCGCGGCGGTGGGAGACAACACCTTCCTGACCTTCCTGCGGGAGCTGGAGCTGGACTGCCTGCGTCCCACGGAACGTGCCCCCTGA
- a CDS encoding class I SAM-dependent methyltransferase yields MRVPLAVTTSARPKPQLRAQAEAASRQWGVPLFMRHPKEGISEWLEERADALLIFGHDGVTLWDREGHHGFHGGMAHLRRLRLATGEPDTFVRVTELRKGDAVLDCTLGLAQDALVASLAVGPQGRVVGVEKSLPLAALAAEGLKRYELGPDSCHIDVVHADAHAYLRTLPARSFDVVVFDPMFAKPRKAQPGFDVLRRFADHAPLTPEALQEARRVTRRWVVVKGARYSDDLKKLGLKPEPSSRHTDVDWGRIGPAEVG; encoded by the coding sequence TTGCGTGTCCCACTCGCCGTCACCACCAGCGCCCGGCCCAAGCCCCAGCTGCGGGCCCAGGCCGAGGCCGCCTCGCGGCAGTGGGGCGTGCCGCTCTTCATGCGCCACCCCAAGGAGGGCATCTCCGAGTGGCTCGAGGAGCGCGCGGACGCCCTGCTCATCTTCGGCCATGACGGCGTGACGCTGTGGGATCGCGAGGGCCACCACGGCTTCCACGGAGGCATGGCCCACCTTCGCAGGCTCCGGCTGGCCACGGGCGAGCCGGACACCTTCGTCCGCGTGACGGAGCTGCGCAAAGGTGACGCGGTGCTCGACTGCACGCTGGGGCTGGCGCAGGACGCGCTCGTGGCCTCGCTGGCCGTCGGTCCTCAGGGGCGGGTGGTGGGAGTGGAGAAGAGCCTTCCGCTGGCGGCCCTCGCGGCGGAGGGACTGAAGCGCTACGAGCTGGGGCCGGACTCGTGCCACATCGACGTGGTGCACGCGGACGCGCACGCGTACCTGCGCACGCTCCCCGCCCGCTCCTTTGATGTCGTGGTCTTCGATCCGATGTTCGCCAAGCCTCGCAAGGCGCAGCCGGGCTTCGACGTGCTTCGCCGCTTCGCCGACCATGCTCCGCTGACCCCCGAGGCACTCCAGGAGGCCCGGCGCGTCACCCGGCGCTGGGTGGTCGTCAAGGGGGCCCGGTACTCGGATGACTTGAAGAAGCTGGGGCTCAAGCCAGAGCCCAGCTCCCGCCATACGGATGTCGACTGGGGACGGATCGGTCCAGCCGAGGTAGGGTAG
- a CDS encoding MBL fold metallo-hydrolase translates to MRRAQALGYVPGTMKTTYLGTATLLLELAGLRLLTDPAFDPAGTAYNFGPWYAPRSWFSSEKGYRTPIGRGELGKVDAVLLSHDHHADNLDHEGRQLLTESSVSRIITTRAGAARLSKEAPSGRRSAPGEGLGVGGKTQGLAWGESTRLANGADGLKLTATPARHGPWGTPQVHEVIGLLLEPEAASEPTVWISGDTVMFPELRRFLTQQRQSSRRVDVAIIHCGGVSFPKVPVLGRSRFTFDAQQVIEVCRLLDPRVVIPVHRSGWTHFRESEDQLRDTLTGAGFADRCRFLGLGESTALTS, encoded by the coding sequence GTGCGTCGAGCGCAGGCGCTCGGCTATGTTCCCGGCACGATGAAGACCACCTATCTGGGGACGGCCACCCTCTTGCTGGAACTGGCGGGCTTGAGGCTCCTCACGGATCCCGCGTTTGATCCAGCGGGGACCGCGTACAACTTCGGTCCCTGGTACGCGCCGCGCTCCTGGTTCTCGTCGGAGAAGGGATACCGGACGCCGATCGGGCGTGGCGAGCTGGGGAAGGTCGATGCGGTTCTCCTGAGCCACGACCACCACGCGGACAACTTGGATCACGAGGGCCGCCAGCTGCTCACCGAGAGCTCCGTCTCTCGGATCATCACGACGCGAGCGGGGGCGGCCCGGCTCTCGAAGGAGGCGCCATCGGGCCGTCGCAGTGCCCCCGGTGAAGGCTTGGGCGTCGGTGGGAAGACGCAGGGCCTGGCATGGGGAGAGTCCACGCGGCTTGCGAATGGCGCCGATGGGCTCAAGCTCACGGCCACACCCGCGAGGCACGGCCCGTGGGGGACGCCGCAAGTCCATGAGGTGATCGGGCTGCTCCTCGAGCCCGAGGCTGCTTCCGAGCCGACCGTGTGGATCTCCGGCGACACGGTGATGTTCCCGGAACTTCGGCGGTTCCTGACCCAGCAGCGGCAAAGCAGCCGGCGGGTCGACGTGGCCATCATCCACTGTGGCGGTGTGAGCTTCCCGAAGGTTCCCGTCCTTGGGCGCTCGCGGTTCACCTTTGATGCGCAGCAGGTGATCGAGGTCTGCCGCCTGCTCGATCCGCGCGTGGTGATCCCCGTGCACCGCAGTGGGTGGACCCACTTCCGGGAGTCCGAGGATCAGCTGCGCGACACGCTGACGGGGGCCGGGTTCGCCGATCGCTGCCGGTTCCTCGGCTTGGGCGAGAGCACCGCCCTCACCTCCTGA
- a CDS encoding diguanylate cyclase, translating into MNALSSIPLMPKVVRHAVRSLPAASILLTFVHLARDGFRGLSRLGWTEALLVLFLLVGLGASGLRRFRRSALGAPVELRDDLELGGGLIAAAFVVVSIGGGVLFPLVYLLMAFLVAFLPRNAGLTLLGAALVFDGLVTLGARKGGDWAGFAMHALFLTLFAGLYHSVLAARIMAARRAENDAVQKRIKEVEERARTFRLVSSGTQDSFSGMNQDEKWLVASVKEIEGAVGAALEVAETALRTHTCAAFLLASDDRSLKLYDCRSTSERIQRERFNAGEGIIGGVLKRQAPVRMNSPHGLKGITYYDGSGPQVNAVLAVPILEASGLVRGVLVADRVTHEPFSDQDERLLTTIAGEVLRSIEVERVMTYIRKSRDEKDRFFRAIEELNRAGSPEQVFIAVLESARQLGSLDFCAVTLVSEVEGKRVHKVARMTGVTATGKALEGRAFADNNGLVANVVRYGAPLPGRDIKAMDRQVIFDEETQIRGLGALKIFPLTAGDRILGTLVAGSRKKALDQDVLRMLEVVAIQAAQAVLRAQLFEQMERMATTDGLTGLLNHRTFQSKADEYLAQSKRYQRKVSLILTDIDHFKSVNDTYGHPTGDAVLRGVAKILRDKARDTDIVARYGGEEFAIIMPETDAKGAQVIAERIREAIKAEVFQTEMGPLKVTLSLGIASGPDYGYEKQHLIDLADQCLYYAKRHGRNQSVTVAQMQSNGKKLQIAEAG; encoded by the coding sequence ATGAACGCCCTCTCGTCCATCCCGTTGATGCCCAAGGTCGTCCGCCACGCGGTGCGCTCGCTGCCCGCGGCGTCGATTCTCCTGACCTTCGTGCATCTGGCGCGCGATGGCTTCCGCGGCCTGAGCCGCCTGGGGTGGACCGAGGCCTTGCTCGTCCTCTTCCTCCTCGTGGGACTGGGCGCGTCCGGCTTGCGGCGGTTCCGGCGCAGCGCCCTCGGTGCTCCCGTGGAGCTGCGCGATGACCTGGAACTGGGCGGAGGCCTCATCGCCGCCGCCTTCGTCGTGGTCTCCATCGGCGGCGGGGTGCTCTTCCCGCTGGTCTACCTGCTCATGGCCTTCCTGGTGGCCTTCCTGCCGCGCAACGCCGGCCTGACGCTGCTGGGCGCGGCGCTCGTGTTCGACGGGCTCGTCACCCTGGGCGCACGAAAGGGCGGCGACTGGGCCGGGTTCGCCATGCACGCGCTCTTCCTGACGCTCTTCGCGGGCCTGTACCACTCGGTGCTCGCCGCGCGGATCATGGCCGCCCGCCGCGCCGAGAACGACGCTGTCCAGAAGCGCATCAAGGAGGTGGAGGAGCGCGCGCGCACCTTCCGCCTCGTCAGCTCGGGCACCCAGGACAGCTTCTCGGGGATGAACCAGGACGAGAAGTGGCTGGTCGCCTCGGTGAAGGAGATCGAGGGCGCGGTGGGCGCGGCGCTGGAAGTGGCCGAGACGGCCCTGCGCACCCACACCTGCGCGGCCTTCCTGCTGGCCTCGGATGACCGCAGCCTCAAGCTCTACGACTGCCGCTCCACCTCCGAGCGCATCCAGCGCGAGCGCTTCAACGCCGGCGAGGGCATCATCGGCGGGGTGCTCAAGCGCCAGGCCCCGGTGCGGATGAACTCGCCGCACGGGCTCAAGGGCATCACCTACTACGATGGCAGCGGCCCCCAGGTGAACGCGGTGCTCGCGGTGCCCATCCTGGAGGCCAGCGGCCTGGTGCGCGGCGTGCTGGTGGCCGATCGCGTCACGCACGAGCCGTTCTCCGATCAGGACGAGCGGCTGCTGACCACCATCGCAGGCGAGGTGCTGCGCTCCATCGAGGTCGAGCGGGTAATGACGTACATCCGCAAGAGCCGCGATGAGAAGGACCGGTTCTTCCGCGCCATCGAGGAGCTGAACCGCGCGGGCAGCCCGGAGCAGGTGTTCATCGCGGTGCTCGAGAGCGCGCGGCAGCTGGGCAGCCTGGACTTCTGCGCGGTGACGCTGGTGAGCGAAGTCGAGGGCAAGCGGGTGCACAAGGTGGCGCGCATGACGGGTGTCACCGCCACGGGCAAGGCGCTCGAGGGCCGCGCGTTCGCGGACAACAACGGGCTGGTGGCCAATGTGGTGCGCTACGGCGCGCCGCTGCCGGGCCGCGACATCAAGGCCATGGATCGACAGGTCATCTTCGACGAGGAGACGCAGATCCGCGGCCTCGGCGCGCTGAAGATCTTCCCGCTCACGGCGGGCGATCGGATCCTCGGCACGCTGGTGGCGGGCTCGCGCAAGAAGGCGCTGGATCAGGACGTGCTGCGGATGCTCGAGGTGGTGGCGATCCAGGCCGCCCAGGCGGTGCTGCGCGCCCAGCTCTTCGAGCAGATGGAGCGCATGGCCACCACGGACGGCCTCACTGGGCTGCTCAACCACCGGACGTTCCAGAGCAAGGCGGACGAGTACCTGGCGCAGTCCAAGCGCTACCAGCGCAAGGTGTCGCTCATCCTCACGGACATCGACCACTTCAAGAGCGTCAACGATACCTACGGCCACCCCACGGGCGACGCGGTGCTGCGCGGCGTGGCGAAGATCCTCCGCGACAAGGCGCGCGACACGGACATCGTCGCCCGCTACGGCGGCGAGGAGTTCGCCATCATCATGCCGGAGACGGACGCCAAGGGCGCTCAGGTCATCGCCGAGCGCATCCGCGAGGCCATCAAGGCCGAGGTCTTCCAGACGGAGATGGGACCGCTGAAGGTGACACTGTCGCTGGGCATCGCCTCCGGGCCGGACTACGGCTACGAGAAGCAGCACCTCATCGATCTGGCCGACCAGTGCCTCTACTACGCCAAGCGCCACGGCCGTAACCAGTCGGTCACGGTGGCGCAGATGCAGAGCAACGGGAAGAAGCTCCAGATCGCCGAGGCGGGGTAG
- a CDS encoding FtsB family cell division protein — protein sequence MTARRKFLAVAAVLAGVLSLASVADARGFRRYLSLRQDVESLQERNRALSDQNEALRREISALRKDPAALERAVREELGFVKPGEIVFHLEEEP from the coding sequence ATGACAGCGCGGCGAAAGTTCCTGGCGGTGGCGGCGGTGCTCGCGGGGGTGCTGTCCCTGGCCTCCGTGGCCGATGCCCGGGGCTTCCGGCGCTACCTGTCGCTGCGGCAGGACGTGGAGTCGCTTCAGGAGCGCAACCGCGCGCTCTCCGACCAGAACGAGGCCCTCCGGCGCGAGATTAGCGCGCTGCGCAAGGACCCCGCCGCCCTCGAGCGCGCCGTCCGTGAAGAGCTCGGCTTCGTCAAGCCGGGTGAGATCGTCTTCCACCTGGAGGAGGAGCCATGA
- a CDS encoding TlpA family protein disulfide reductase: protein MSVLVGRALACALLLGLTACKSGPEPVEAPGAGFLGALALPALGPQRAAAADLSGRVVLVNFMATWCFPCVAEMPTLEALQRDYGSQGLQVVAVGMDLEGARVLSPFADHYELRYPLLIADERIISGQSAFGPIIALPTSFILDRQGRAVAAWQGVAGHEDLAKAIEKALKR from the coding sequence ATGAGCGTGCTCGTTGGCCGCGCCCTGGCGTGCGCCCTGCTGCTGGGGCTGACCGCGTGCAAGAGTGGCCCTGAGCCCGTCGAGGCTCCCGGAGCTGGGTTTCTGGGAGCGCTGGCGCTTCCTGCGCTGGGGCCTCAGCGAGCCGCGGCGGCGGACCTGTCCGGACGCGTGGTGCTGGTGAACTTCATGGCCACGTGGTGCTTCCCGTGCGTGGCGGAGATGCCGACGCTGGAGGCGCTGCAGCGGGACTACGGGTCGCAGGGTCTCCAGGTGGTAGCCGTGGGGATGGATCTGGAAGGGGCGAGGGTGTTGAGCCCCTTCGCGGACCACTACGAGCTGCGCTACCCGCTGCTGATAGCGGATGAGCGCATCATCTCGGGACAGAGCGCGTTCGGACCGATCATCGCGCTTCCCACCTCGTTCATCCTGGATCGCCAGGGCCGCGCGGTGGCCGCGTGGCAGGGCGTGGCCGGGCACGAGGACCTGGCCAAGGCCATCGAGAAGGCGCTGAAGCGCTGA